CGAACAATCCGACGGTCACCCCGGCCAACAGCCAGACGGCGGGCAGCTGCACGACCGCGGTGCCGCTAACGATGGCCAGCTTGCCGCCGATATCGCCGGCCGCCGTGCCGTAGATGAGCCCGGCCGCCATACCGGCGGCCAGCATCGCCACCGCAGATCCAACGAGCGCCGCGACCAAATTGCTTGCCAGCCAACGGGTTCGCGAAACCGCCCCGGCGAGCGTCGGCTCGGCGCGCTGACCGGATTCTTCTTGGAATAGTCGCAAGGTGAGCGAGACGGCGAACGCGGCGGCCACCATGCCCATCATGGTGAATGCCACCGCAACGAAGGCCTGCTCCAGCGCGCTGGTGCCGCCCATCCGCGCGACGATGTCACGCACGGTGGCGCTGTTGCCCAGCTCGTCGCCGATGCCGTGCACCACGCTGCCGATTACCGCGCCATATAGGCACAGGCCGACGGTCCACAGCAGCAACGCGCCGCGGTCCAGCCGCCAGGCCAGCCCGACGACGCCGCGCAACCCCGGGCCGGCGACGCCGGGGCCGGCTCGCTCGGCGATGAGCCCGGCGCCGACATCGCGGCCGGCGAGCAGTCGGTAGGCCAGCACGGTAAGCACGACCATCGTTGACAGATGCAGCAGCAGCACCCACCAGCGATCGCCCGCGTAAGGCCTGACCTGCAGCGACCACCCCAGTGGCGAGAGCCATGACAGCGTGCCATCACCGGCATCACCAATGGCGCGCAGCGTGAACTCCAACCCCAGCACGGCGAACGCGACACCGCGGGCGACGCGGGCGCTCGGCGAGAGTTGCGCGGCCACCGCCGCCACGGCGGTGAACACCAGACCGGAGCAGGCCAGCGCCGCTCCGAAGGCTAGTGACCCGCCGGCCGGAATGTCGGTGCTGAGCAATCCCGCCGCCCCGATCGCGCCGGTGGCGATCGACGCCCCGAACGACAACAGCAGCGCCGCGGTGAGGCTGGCGTACCGGCCGACCGCGGTCGAGTCCAGCAGTTCGGTGCGGCCGGTCTCCTCGTCGGCGCGGGTGTGCCGGATCACGGTGAGGATGACCGCTATCGCGATGAGCAGGTGGAACATCCCGGCCTTCCAGATGCCGACCGCGCCGAGGCTGGTGTTGTAGACCGGCCCGTAGAGCGCACGTTGGGCCGGGCTGGCCATGATGGTGGCCGCGAACATGGAGCGGCCCGCCTCGGTGGGATAGATCTTCTCGACGCTGCCGACGTACACGCTCGCCAGCGGCACCGAGAGCAGCGACACCCACAGCGGCAACGAGATTCTGTCGCGGCGCAGGTACAGCCGCAACATCGATAGCGTCCCGGAGAAGTTGGAGCCGGCGCGTGGCGGCGGGTGTGCCGGACGCCGTGGTCGATTCAAAGTCGCGGCGCTCATGGCGCGGGCACCTCCGCCGCGACGTCGTAGTGGCGCAGGAAGAGCTCCTCAAGCGTGGGCGGCTGGCTGACGAGGCTGCGCACTCCGGCGTCACCGAGCACGCGGATGAGCTCTCCGAGGCTTTCGCTGTCGACTTGGGCGCGCAGCGTGGTCCCGTCGAGGCTGACGTCCTCGACGCCCCTGATCCGGGTGAGGTCGCCTGGGTCACCGATCATTTCGGCCTTGATCGAGGTGCGGCTCAGATGCCGCATGGAGTCCAGTGTGCCGCTCTCGACGGTCTTGCCGGCCCGGATGATGGTCACCCGTTCGCACAGTGCCTCGGTCTCGGCCAGGATGTGGCTGGACAGCAGGACCGTCACACCCCGGTCGCGTGCTTCGCTGACGCACTGCTGAAACACGTTCTCCATCAACGGGTCCAGGCCGCTGCTGGGCTCGTCCAAGAGCAGCAGTCCGGCCCGCGACGAGAAGGCCGAAATCAGGGAAACCTTTTGGCGGTTGCCCTTCGAGTACGTGCGCGACTTCTTGTGCGGGTCCAGGTCGAAGCGCTCGATCAGGTCCGCGCGACGATGTTCGTCGATGCCGCCCCGCATGCGCGCCAGCAGGTCGATGGTCTCGCCGCCGGTCAGCGACGGCCACAACGTGACATCGCCGGGTACGTAGGCGATCTGGCGGTGTAGCTCGACGGCGTCGTTCCACGGGTCGCCCCCCAGGAGCCGCGCGGTTCCGCTGTCGGCCTTCACCAGACCCAACAAGATGCGGATGGTGGTGGACTTTCCGGCCCCGTTCGGTCCGAGGAAGCCGTGCACTTCGCCTTCGTGCACCGTCAGGTCCAGACCGTCCAGCGCCCGCACCGCGCCGAAGCGCTTTGTCAGACCGCGGATTTCGATAGGATTTCGCCGGTCAACTGGCATGGGGTTCTCCTCGATCCTCTGCGGCCAGGAATGCGTCGTACATGGTATGGTCGGTCAGCAGTCCTTCGCTGTAGACCTCGAGGGCGGGCAGCACCATCTCGCGCGAATAATCGCGTAGCACCGCGCGGAGATCCGTTGGGGTTTGATGCATTTGAAGATAGAGCAGAAATCCCCCGCCCCCGGTGATCGCGAGATATCTGGCCCTGGCGTGCGGGTCACGGCTGGGCTTTATGGTGCCCGCGCGCACCCCCTCGTCGATATACTCCTCGGCATTGTCAATCATCTTGTGCCATAACATCTTCGCCAGGTCACCGCCGGACTGCATGCTGCGCACCAGGTAGGCCATCAGCGGCGCATAGGACTCGATCTCGGCCAGCTGTGCGAACCAGGTGGCCGGATCGTTGGACCGTAGCGCCTCCGACTTGCTGCTGCGGATTTCTTCGGCGACGAAGTCGTCACAAGCCCTGCGCAGGCCGTCC
This is a stretch of genomic DNA from Mycobacterium lacus. It encodes these proteins:
- a CDS encoding ABC transporter permease, coding for MSAATLNRPRRPAHPPPRAGSNFSGTLSMLRLYLRRDRISLPLWVSLLSVPLASVYVGSVEKIYPTEAGRSMFAATIMASPAQRALYGPVYNTSLGAVGIWKAGMFHLLIAIAVILTVIRHTRADEETGRTELLDSTAVGRYASLTAALLLSFGASIATGAIGAAGLLSTDIPAGGSLAFGAALACSGLVFTAVAAVAAQLSPSARVARGVAFAVLGLEFTLRAIGDAGDGTLSWLSPLGWSLQVRPYAGDRWWVLLLHLSTMVVLTVLAYRLLAGRDVGAGLIAERAGPGVAGPGLRGVVGLAWRLDRGALLLWTVGLCLYGAVIGSVVHGIGDELGNSATVRDIVARMGGTSALEQAFVAVAFTMMGMVAAAFAVSLTLRLFQEESGQRAEPTLAGAVSRTRWLASNLVAALVGSAVAMLAAGMAAGLIYGTAAGDIGGKLAIVSGTAVVQLPAVWLLAGVTVGLFGLAPRFTPVAWGVLVAFIALYLIGSLAGFPQWLLDLEPFAHVPRVGCGGFTAVPLLWLLGIDGALIMLGTMAFRRRDLRC
- a CDS encoding ABC transporter ATP-binding protein translates to MPVDRRNPIEIRGLTKRFGAVRALDGLDLTVHEGEVHGFLGPNGAGKSTTIRILLGLVKADSGTARLLGGDPWNDAVELHRQIAYVPGDVTLWPSLTGGETIDLLARMRGGIDEHRRADLIERFDLDPHKKSRTYSKGNRQKVSLISAFSSRAGLLLLDEPSSGLDPLMENVFQQCVSEARDRGVTVLLSSHILAETEALCERVTIIRAGKTVESGTLDSMRHLSRTSIKAEMIGDPGDLTRIRGVEDVSLDGTTLRAQVDSESLGELIRVLGDAGVRSLVSQPPTLEELFLRHYDVAAEVPAP
- a CDS encoding TetR/AcrR family transcriptional regulator, whose protein sequence is MRSADLTATARIRDAAIEQFGQHGFGVGLRTIAEAAGVSAALVIHHFGSKDGLRRACDDFVAEEIRSSKSEALRSNDPATWFAQLAEIESYAPLMAYLVRSMQSGGDLAKMLWHKMIDNAEEYIDEGVRAGTIKPSRDPHARARYLAITGGGGFLLYLQMHQTPTDLRAVLRDYSREMVLPALEVYSEGLLTDHTMYDAFLAAEDRGEPHAS